Proteins encoded in a region of the Notolabrus celidotus isolate fNotCel1 unplaced genomic scaffold, fNotCel1.pri scaffold_237_arrow_ctg1, whole genome shotgun sequence genome:
- the LOC117809132 gene encoding receptor-transporting protein 3-like isoform X1, whose translation MWSSDQTGPYSDQLFVFTSSQTDTDRMAELDQTWIDIFESKTSDLREGDSWCLEFDKSLDPERPDPGWQKYIRNTSARFRCSKCGRTWPSNQVKVVFHMQLREGRGVVKVRCFRQNCKKCHGAPMEKPQIDSENIDILLENLVKKIRIKCYHEDMGPSERRFEHVEVNNPHEPSHCEACLMGICKQGM comes from the exons ATGTGGAGCTCAGATCAGACAGGTCCTTACTCAGaccagctgtttgtgtttacttcCTCTCAGACCGACACCGACAGGATGGCCGAATTGGATCAGACCTGGATCGACATCTTTGAGAGTAAAACCAGTGATCTTAGAGAAGGGGACTCTTGGTGTCTGGAGTTTGATAAAAGTCTGGATCCGGAAAGACCAGACCCAGGCTGGCAGAAGTACATCAGGAACACAAGCGCCAG GTTCAGGTGCAGCAAGTGTGGAAGAACCTGGCCGTCCAACCAGGTGAAGGTGGTCTTCCACATGCAGCTGAGAGAGGGGCGGGGCGTCGTCAAGGTGAGGTGTTTCCGTCAGAACTGCAAGAAGTGTCACGGCGCCCCGATGGAGAAGCCCCAAATCGATTCGGAGAACATCGACATCCTCCTGGAGAACCTGGTGAAGAAGATCAGGATCAAATGCTACCATGAAGACATGGGCCCGTCAGAACGCCGGTTTGAACACGTAGAGGTCAACAATCCCCACGAGCCGAGCCACTGTGAGGCCTGTCTGATGGGCATCTGTAAACAAGGGATGTGA
- the LOC117809132 gene encoding receptor-transporting protein 3-like isoform X2: MAELDQTWIDIFESKTSDLREGDSWCLEFDKSLDPERPDPGWQKYIRNTSARFRCSKCGRTWPSNQVKVVFHMQLREGRGVVKVRCFRQNCKKCHGAPMEKPQIDSENIDILLENLVKKIRIKCYHEDMGPSERRFEHVEVNNPHEPSHCEACLMGICKQGM, from the exons ATGGCCGAATTGGATCAGACCTGGATCGACATCTTTGAGAGTAAAACCAGTGATCTTAGAGAAGGGGACTCTTGGTGTCTGGAGTTTGATAAAAGTCTGGATCCGGAAAGACCAGACCCAGGCTGGCAGAAGTACATCAGGAACACAAGCGCCAG GTTCAGGTGCAGCAAGTGTGGAAGAACCTGGCCGTCCAACCAGGTGAAGGTGGTCTTCCACATGCAGCTGAGAGAGGGGCGGGGCGTCGTCAAGGTGAGGTGTTTCCGTCAGAACTGCAAGAAGTGTCACGGCGCCCCGATGGAGAAGCCCCAAATCGATTCGGAGAACATCGACATCCTCCTGGAGAACCTGGTGAAGAAGATCAGGATCAAATGCTACCATGAAGACATGGGCCCGTCAGAACGCCGGTTTGAACACGTAGAGGTCAACAATCCCCACGAGCCGAGCCACTGTGAGGCCTGTCTGATGGGCATCTGTAAACAAGGGATGTGA
- the LOC117809130 gene encoding receptor-transporting protein 3-like isoform X2, which produces MENRNRPEINQCTAACHQQVALLHQTNQTDTDRMAETDQTWTDIFESKTSDLREGDSWCLEFHKSLDPERPDPGWQTYIRNTSARFKCSKCGRTWPSNRVMVVFHMQLREGRGVVKVMCFRQNCKKCNDAPMEKPKINSENIDILLENLVEKIRIKCYHEDMGQLERQFERLVVKSPHEPSHCEACLKGYCKQGTGAKPPFK; this is translated from the exons atg GAAAACAGGAACAGACCTGAGATAAACCAGTGTACTGCAGCATGTCACCAGCAGGTGGCGCTATTGCATCAGACGAATCAG ACCGACACCGACAGGATGGCCGAAACGGATCAGACCTGGACCGACATCTTTGAGAGTAAGACCAGTGATCTTAGAGAAGGGGACTCTTGGTGTCTGGAGTTTCATAAAAGTCTGGATCCGGAAAGACCAGACCCAGGCTGGCAGACTTACATCAGGAACACAAGCGCCAG GTTCAAGTGCAGCAAGTGTGGAAGAACCTGGCCGTCCAACCGGGTGATGGTGGTCTTCCACATGCAGCTGAGAGAGGGGCGGGGCGTCGTCAAGGTGATGTGTTTCCGTCAGAACTGCAAGAAGTGTAACGATGCCCCAATGGAGAAGCCCAAAATCAATTCGGAGAACATCGACATCCTCCTGGAGAACCTGGTGGAGAAGATCAGGATCAAATGCTACCATGAAGACATGGGCCAGTTAGAACGCCAGTTTGAACGCCTAGTGGTCAAGAGTCCCCACGAGCCGAGCCACTGTGAGGCCTGTCTGAAAGGCTATTGTAAACAAGGGACGGGAGCCAAACCTCCCTTTAAGTGA
- the LOC117809130 gene encoding receptor-transporting protein 3-like isoform X3: MAETDQTWTDIFESKTSDLREGDSWCLEFHKSLDPERPDPGWQTYIRNTSARFKCSKCGRTWPSNRVMVVFHMQLREGRGVVKVMCFRQNCKKCNDAPMEKPKINSENIDILLENLVEKIRIKCYHEDMGQLERQFERLVVKSPHEPSHCEACLKGYCKQGTGAKPPFK; this comes from the exons ATGGCCGAAACGGATCAGACCTGGACCGACATCTTTGAGAGTAAGACCAGTGATCTTAGAGAAGGGGACTCTTGGTGTCTGGAGTTTCATAAAAGTCTGGATCCGGAAAGACCAGACCCAGGCTGGCAGACTTACATCAGGAACACAAGCGCCAG GTTCAAGTGCAGCAAGTGTGGAAGAACCTGGCCGTCCAACCGGGTGATGGTGGTCTTCCACATGCAGCTGAGAGAGGGGCGGGGCGTCGTCAAGGTGATGTGTTTCCGTCAGAACTGCAAGAAGTGTAACGATGCCCCAATGGAGAAGCCCAAAATCAATTCGGAGAACATCGACATCCTCCTGGAGAACCTGGTGGAGAAGATCAGGATCAAATGCTACCATGAAGACATGGGCCAGTTAGAACGCCAGTTTGAACGCCTAGTGGTCAAGAGTCCCCACGAGCCGAGCCACTGTGAGGCCTGTCTGAAAGGCTATTGTAAACAAGGGACGGGAGCCAAACCTCCCTTTAAGTGA
- the LOC117809128 gene encoding 5-hydroxytryptamine receptor 3C-like produces the protein MTSSGATLKCRPPSLALCSVWILLLIPALCSAVDVNCSEPNQPALLKALNPVFNLSAIRPVMNLTTPTYITTSFTMYGILGVDEKAQLLETYIWLHYWWRNEFVTWDPVQCGSDKISLPRSKFWVPDIVINEFMDENTAPSVPYVYLHSDGRVHDALPVKVVSSCNLDIYTFPFDIQNCTMTFNSYLHYAMDIEIILGKTAENITLNSKRVMTTMGEWELLEITTSQKNFKGKNKADYIDEIAFHVRVRRRATLYVVNLLIPSCFLITVDLFSFMLPPKSVDRSSFKMTLILGYTVFLLIMNDLLPITGDSIPLINVFFSLCLALMVASLLETILVTNLLNGSADFSPMPRWLRLVVLQFLGCVVCLPLKPKKPKDLDLKSVLPKRTAGDGPSDVPGSGAEAQTLQELRSLGKDLQAIRQQVEKQLVQSRSSEEWIQVGFIIDRLLFGLYILFISVSFVTIIIIWENSYRK, from the exons ATGACATCCAGCGGAGCCACACTGAAG TGTCGTCCTCCATCACTCGCTCTCTGCTCGGTCTGGATTCTCCTTCTCATACCAG CTCTGTGCAGCGCCGTCGATGTGAACTGCTCCGAGCCGAACCAGCCGGCCCTGCTGAAGGCTCTGAATCCAGTGTTCAACCTGAGCGCCATACGACCTGTGATGAACCTCACGACCCCCACATACATCACCACCTCGTTCACCATGTACGGGATCCTGGGAGTG gATGAAAAGGCTCAGCTCTTGGAGACTTATATCTGGCTGCATTAT TGGTGGAGGAACGAGTTCGTCACTTGGGATCCAGTCCAGTGTGGCAGCGACAAGATATCTCTTCCCAGGTCCAAGTTCTGGGTGCCGGATATCGTCATCAATGAATT TATGGATGAGAACACCGCCCCCTCTGTCCCGTATGTGTACCTGCACAGCGACGGCAGGGTGCACGACGCTCTGCCGGTCAAAGTGGTCAGCTCCTGTAACCTGGACATCTACACGTTCCCCTTTGACATCCAGAACTGCACCATGACTTTCAACTCCTACCTTCACTACG CGATGGACATCGAGATCATCCTGGGGAAGACTGCAGAGAACATAACTCTGAACTCTAAGAGGGTGATGACCACCATGGGGGAGTGGGAGCTGCTGGAGATCACCACCTCCCAGAAAAACTTCAAGGGGAAAAATAAGGCCGACTACATCGACGAGATCGCGTTCCAC GTCAGAGTGAGACGCAGAGCCACCCTGTACGTGGTGAACCTGCTGATCCCCAGCTGCTTCCTCATCACCGTAGACCTCTTCAGCTTCATGCTGCCTCCAAAGAGCGTAGACCGGTCCTCCTTCAAGATGACCCTGATCCTGGGCTACACCGTGTTCCTGCTCATCATGAACGACCTGCTGCCCATCACCGGAGACTCCATCCCTCTCATCA atgtgttcttctctctctgcctggcTCTGATGGTGGCGAGTCTTCTGGAGACGATCCTCGTCACTAACCTTCTGAACGGCTCGGCTGATTTCTCTCCGATGCCTCGTTGGCTCCGTCTGGTTGTTCTGCAGTTCCTGGGATGTGTAGTCTGCCTCCCTCTGAAGCCCAAAAAGCCAAAAGACCTCG ATCTGAAATCTGTGCTGCCAAAGAGGACAGCAGGTGATGGACCCTCAGACGTACCTGGATCAGGTGCAGAGGCCCAGACTCTTCAGGAGCTGAGGAGCCTGGGCAAAGACCTGCAGGCCATCCGTCAGCAGGTGGAGAAGCAGCTGGTCCAGAGCCGGAGCTCAGAGGAGTGGATCCAGGTGGGTTTCATCATAGACCGCCTGCTGTTCGGCCTCTACATCCTCTTCATATCAGTCAGCTTCGTTACCATCATCATAATCTGGGAGAACTCGTACCGGAAGTAG
- the LOC117809130 gene encoding receptor-transporting protein 3-like isoform X1, which yields MSPAGGAIASDESGQTVQFRFYCNPPKVTAAQLERKPSTTDTDRMAETDQTWTDIFESKTSDLREGDSWCLEFHKSLDPERPDPGWQTYIRNTSARFKCSKCGRTWPSNRVMVVFHMQLREGRGVVKVMCFRQNCKKCNDAPMEKPKINSENIDILLENLVEKIRIKCYHEDMGQLERQFERLVVKSPHEPSHCEACLKGYCKQGTGAKPPFK from the exons ATGTCACCAGCAGGTGGCGCTATTGCATCAGACGAATCAGGTCAGACGGTTCAGTTTCGATTCTACTGCAATCCTCCCAAAGTGACTGCTGCTCAGTTAGAGAGGAAGCCTTCTACA ACCGACACCGACAGGATGGCCGAAACGGATCAGACCTGGACCGACATCTTTGAGAGTAAGACCAGTGATCTTAGAGAAGGGGACTCTTGGTGTCTGGAGTTTCATAAAAGTCTGGATCCGGAAAGACCAGACCCAGGCTGGCAGACTTACATCAGGAACACAAGCGCCAG GTTCAAGTGCAGCAAGTGTGGAAGAACCTGGCCGTCCAACCGGGTGATGGTGGTCTTCCACATGCAGCTGAGAGAGGGGCGGGGCGTCGTCAAGGTGATGTGTTTCCGTCAGAACTGCAAGAAGTGTAACGATGCCCCAATGGAGAAGCCCAAAATCAATTCGGAGAACATCGACATCCTCCTGGAGAACCTGGTGGAGAAGATCAGGATCAAATGCTACCATGAAGACATGGGCCAGTTAGAACGCCAGTTTGAACGCCTAGTGGTCAAGAGTCCCCACGAGCCGAGCCACTGTGAGGCCTGTCTGAAAGGCTATTGTAAACAAGGGACGGGAGCCAAACCTCCCTTTAAGTGA
- the LOC117809133 gene encoding receptor-transporting protein 3-like → MAELEWNWIDIFESKTSDLREGDSWCLEFDKSLDPERPDPGWRMYIRNTSARFRCSKCGRTWPSNRVMVVFHMQLREGRGVVKVMCFRQNCKKCNDAPMEKPKINSENIDILLENLVEKIRIKCYHEDMGQLERQFERLVVKSPHEPSHCEACLKGYCKQGTGAKPPFK, encoded by the exons ATGGCCGAATTGGAGTGGAACTGGATCGACATCTTTGAGAGTAAGACCAGTGATCTTAGAGAAGGGGACTCTTGGTGTCTGGAGTTTGATAAAAGTCTGGATCCGGAAAGACCAGACCCAGGCTGGCGGATGTACATCAGGAACACAAGCGCCAG GTTCAGGTGCAGCAAGTGTGGAAGAACCTGGCCGTCCAACCGGGTGATGGTGGTCTTCCACATGCAGCTGAGAGAGGGGCGGGGCGTCGTCAAGGTGATGTGTTTCCGTCAGAACTGCAAGAAGTGTAACGATGCCCCAATGGAGAAGCCCAAAATCAATTCGGAGAACATCGACATCCTCCTGGAGAACCTGGTGGAGAAGATCAGGATCAAATGCTACCATGAAGACATGGGCCAGTTAGAACGCCAGTTTGAACGCCTAGTGGTCAAGAGTCCCCACGAGCCGAGCCACTGTGAGGCCTGTCTGAAAGGCTATTGTAAACAAGGGACGGGAGCCAAACCTCCCTTTAAGTGA
- the LOC117809129 gene encoding receptor-transporting protein 2-like → MNHSEWTRIFGQKTGELKDSWRLEFDDKLVPKSPNKGWKMTVRSTCARFRCSKCGRTWASNKAMVVFHMRLSYGQGIAKAKALHQKCKTCDEGPMQEPIMSRGNIAILLENLVEQIRVKCYNEDMGKKSRHFRSFDAKSPHEPAHCEGCKLGICPKSR, encoded by the exons atgAACCATTCAGAGTGGACACGCATCTTTGGACAGAAGACAGGGGAGCTGAAAGACTCCTGGCGTCTGGAGTTCGATGACAAACTGGTTCCAAAGTCCCCAAATAAGGGCTGGAAGATGACCGTCAGGAGCACCTGTGCCAG GTTCAGATGCAGCAAGTGTGGAAGAACCTGGGCTTCCAACAAGGCCATGGTGGTCTTCCACATGCGCCTCTCGTACGGGCAGGGCATCGCCAAGGCCAAGGCTCTCCATCAGAAGTGTAAGACCTGCGACGAAGGTCCGATGCAGGAGCCCATCATGAGCCGGGGGAACATCGCCATCCTCCTGGAGAACCTGGTGGAGCAGATCAGAGTGAAGTGCTACAACGAGGACATGGGAAAGAAGTCCAGACACTTCAGAAGCTTTGATGCCAAGAGTCCCCACGAGCCGGCCCACTGCGAGGGCTGCAAGCTGGGTATCTGCCCGAAGAGCCgctga